The Rhipicephalus microplus isolate Deutch F79 chromosome 4, USDA_Rmic, whole genome shotgun sequence sequence CCAAGAAATGCCTGAAGGGTTACGGTAGataaaataaatagcaaaaaaGAGGTCAGAATATTCTATTATACATACTCTCGCTATATCAACACACCCTTTGTTACAACTAATCCACTACTTGACGAAAACTCCTACAATGCTGTCGCAAAAAGTTTCACTTCCACTTTCACACTCATAATTAGGTTGTAAGCACCGAGTTTTTCCTTGGGGCCTGCAACTAGGGGCCCACCGTCATGTCGTACGACGTGAAATCCCGCTTCCAATGTAACCGACGAACACCTCTACGATTTTCTGCGGTAAACAAACACTGTTTGTATGTGAACGGGCTAAAAATGTTCACCGAGAAAAGATGCAATGAAATATTTTTTCGAAACCTGCGCTTTAAATTGCAACGTTGTGGCATGCGAGCCAAAAATAAGCATTTCTATTGCAGTTTTGTTTATCATTATGTCAATGATTTGCCAGCAAAGCCACCCCTCCCATCCCACGATTCATCATGTCGGCCCAATGCAACTACGCCAAGAATGGTTGCTGAGCCCTAGTTCATCCAATAAGATGTTTCATGCAACGTAATGAAATAAGGGGTAGCAAACTCACCTGAAGTGCACTTTGCCGGCGGCTCCCTCAGGTGCCTTCCAGAGGACTTTGACGGCGGTCTTGTCCGTGGGGCTGGTGTGAGTAACGCCGGAGCACTTGGTGACGGCCTTGGCATCGGAGCTAGCCTCGAACTGTCCGACTTCCTGGTTGTTCTCGTTAAAAGCCTTCACGAAGAAACCCTTGAAGGGCGTGCCGCTGGATGACAGTGTAACTGCGAAGATAAGAGTGTGGTCTTTAAGTGCGTGCACTGGAGAAGTGGTGACGTACAACCTCTGATGGAAGGCCCAGATGAGTGATCAGGAAATCAGTTGCGTTCACATACATGCCTTTCATTCCATGAAGAATATCTGGAGGGCTCAGAGCTGGGCTTTTGCTTTGCTTCTATAATCTTCGCCAATGTCATTAGGAAGTTTTAGTTTAGTGCACGCAAAGCCCAAGGAACACAACGCGCGGCGCGTTCAGCACGTAACGACTGAGGCTATCGTGCACAGCGTTAGTTTACCATACGCAAGTACCGAAAGGTGAAGGGCGCTTCAGCGTAAACAGCCTTAATTTAGTGCTGCTTAACGCCATCCATAGGCGTAGAAATGAACTTCAGTAACTGATGGACGCAGACTGTTAAATGCAAATGCATTCATTAGTCGAgctatgtcaggcgtctgtcggGATCCATCCGCCGCAGTCTTTCATAGCAAGAGCTGCGGgcgtgcgcgcttatcctcgctcctagcaactggagccccccaccccccaccctgTCTTTGAGTTGAACATGACTTGCCACCTCCTCAATGCAGTGAGTTTGAAACGCATTTGTAGCGTTTGTCCTGCCAGTGTTTGTGTTGATAAGATGCTGACATAATGGCTGTGATGTACAGTAACAACACAAacaggagatgatgaatgtgTATTGCAAGAAGTTTCAAGGGGTTTCTAGTGGTTGCGGTACAAATCCTCGTGTCGTCAATAATTTACGCCCTTAAAATTGCTATGCCGTctactctcggcgcaagaaatgcattcgcatttcctcacaattATCTTCGGGTACAGGTGGGTGGGGAGGAGGGTGgggggggcaattttttttgcagCAGCAATGCCGTCGATGCTTGCAGCCGTCAAGTTCTCGCGAGACAGCCGCCGGTAAGATATGCAATGATCGTTGCGGGTGCAACGTAGGCGCAGAGCTGTCGCGTGCGCATCTTTATTAGGTTCAGCGCATGCGCGGTCTTGCTCTTTCCGGCTCGTTGCGTGTGCAAGGTCATTTCGAGTGCTAAACTAAAACTCACTATTATCACTATTAGCCGCAGCAGTCAAGCTAGTTAAGTACAATGTTAGAGAAGAGTATGTGTTTATAATTACAAGCAGTGCTTGTTTTGCGCCCGATGACTCCATTTACACTTTCAAATCAAAATCTATGGTTGCTGCACAACGGCTCATCAGCTCAGTTTAATGGGGCATTTACACCTACGTGCACAGCCACGCTGTAAATTTTCTGGAATGTCTAGTgaccaaagtgaaaaaaaaatgaccagaAGTTCGGGAATAACTGAATGTCGCTCCCCAATCGCGCTGGACCGCGTAGTTCAGGCCCCTTTTGTCACTCTGAGGAAGTATACATCCAGTTTGGTGATTCCCCACACCTGTGATTGCCACTTGCCCTAAAAGTTTTTTTTGTCTTGACTGAACAGTCATGCTATATGGATTTGTACACGCTTTTTTGATGTGATGCTGCAATTGAACGAAATGGTACTCTAGTTCCGCCCAGTGTGACATCTGCAGATACAGCGGTGCGCTGGTTCTGTTATATTTCCTTTGACATTTTCTGTGATGCTTATTGGTTTTGTGTGAGTGTATCTAGTCACGCTATTTTTTTAGTAGAGGTGCAGTAACATATGGCTGTAAAGTCACGGTGTGCTCGTAAAGGACAGAGGGACAAGTTTTAATCAAAACTCAAGCATTATCCTGAAATATTTTCAATTATCTTGTCCCAGTTGTCATCCAGCACTATCGTGTGGGCCAAAAGTGTTTCGATAACCCATAACATGTATAGGTCCGAAAGGGTCTTTTAGTAAAAACATTATTCCTCGAAAGATATTAGGGAAAGAAAACACCCTTACCCCATATATCTTTTGAAAATTCTATATAACAAAAGAGTGTTTCACTAGCTTGAAATCACGGTAGATGGTTTCTGCGACACTTTTTGAGCAAGGTCacaaaacactgccgatcggtagtcgaggctcccggGAAGACGTCAACGAAATATTGCAGCGCAGCATGCGCCCTGCAGTTTACAAACGTGGCCAAGGTAATCTAAAACtagctttctcttccctcgacaaatgatgcTATAAACTCAGCAATAACTGCGTCGAAAGCCCAAGTAGGATGCTAATGGTTCGTTTGAACATAGCGCGCTCGGCATTTACTGCGACCGCCATGGGAGAGGCGGCGTGTAGACGCGTGTGCTCCCGATTCAATTGAAAAGTCatgcgttcgaagaaaaaaaagttataaaGTGCACAAGCCAACGAGGTACGCGTGACGTATCTTCTTCGCCCTTTCTAGAACTTCCAATAGTTTCCAGAGCTTTCATcaggaaaagaaaaagcagtgcaGCGCGTGACAATTCTTTGTATCTCCGGTCACACTCAACGCATTCTAAAAATTTGTGCACTGGTCTATTATTCAAGCAGTAAACTCTTTTTGTGGATACATTTCATGGCTTAATTTGAAAAAATCTGCATGGCCCTTTTGAAGGCCAACTCCGGTggtttttcgaccatgtcaaggtaatggtgtttctatgttcctgagacactttAGTCACGAGCTCAATAGCTGAAATGTTCAGAACATTTCAAAATTATTTTAATCAGCAAAAATATGCAATACCAAAACCGACACCCAACCGCGCACCTTGTCTAGGCATAACGTACTATTTGGCAAGGACCGGAGGCCGTATAATGGACCCACCggcgcggagtatgaaaactgcGAAAGCCACGCCAGCGAAGCGATGgtcaaacaccacagaggaaggaaggaagctttGCTGTGTTATGCCAAACACAGCCGCCGTCTCCTTGTGGCCTGCACAGTAAACcctgtagcggccaaagtagtgatgccatcggctgcgttaCTTCCATTGACACGCCAAACAAGACGTCACACAGAtggtgttgccaataattctggcaagtgaTGGGACGTTTTTGAGGCAATCTATAAAATTTATTTGCAAACCTTTAGCGCATTTCTCAATCCTTTAATTTGGCATAAACTACGAAAATGTGCTAAGGAACGCACCAAACGAATTTCATTCAGATCTATTGACCGCGAAAAAATTGCCGTACTTAGCTTTTAGGGATGCGAAGCGGTTTACAGTGTACCTTTCACCTAAAGAAAAAGACTGCGTGCTCACCAGCGACGACGTCTCCGGCCTTAAAGTCTCGCTTGTCCTGGACAAGGTGAAAGGGCGTCGAGGGTCCGGCCTCTTCGTGTGTTGAATCTTTGTGCCCGGGAATCATGGTAGCGCATGCCGATTCGGGGGCACCGTCCTTGTGTGCCCAGCAGGCTCCAACAAGGGCTACAAGAACAACTGCTTGCCGAACAATCGCCATTTCTGCTGCTGCTCTCCTGCACAAAAAACACTTCAGCACCTTGATTTGGGCACATTGGTTCGTAGTGAGCACCTAATAAAAACACCGATTGAAAAATGCAGGAACTAGAAATACTTCACGAGCTATGCGTTTGCTTCATTTACGTGGCAAATAAGCTTCATTATGACAAGTCAAGTGTAATGAAGTGTGTGGGTTGTCTTCAAAATGGTAATTGTCAAGTTATTTTACCATGGTGTACTTCTTTTTTCAACAGTTCTTTTCTTTCTGGTCCCACGTTTTGGTCAGCGTTATTGCAGTGCCTAAAGTGATTTTGCTCATAAGGTTTTTTAAAGGGTGTGGGCTAGGATTGTATTTtgtcagttttcttttttgttgttataTTGCAATTGTCATATATTTGTGCAATGCGACTAAGCGCGCACACAATAATTCTTTAGATAAGTTTATCCTCatagacagtgaacatcaattacattCATTCAGATAATCGTCACCGCTGATATTGAGATTAAACGCGAATTATCCCTCCCGTTTCTGTTTATGTTCTCTATATTCACTCAAGCCTAACAAtctgaaaaaaaactaaatgttCTCATGGCTACTGGTATGTAGTTAAGCAAAATTTTTCACGGGtaaaatgaataaagaaaaactGCACTAAATAATAGGGGTAAACTTATAGCATAGCCTATATTATTTTTAAAAGAATATTCAATGTCCTCTCTCTTTTTTGCGTGGCATACTAAATGTATGTACCTAAATACCTCCCCTTACTGATGTGCAGGCATTTTTTAGCAAAACCGCGAACATTTTAAAAAACCGCGAAGACACAAAAGAAGACAAAGGTCTTCTTTTGTGCTCTCTAGGGCGAGCTCGTGCCTAACAAAAAAAGTGAAGCATTCGACGTTAACTGATACTGTCATTGAAGGACGTCTATCAATTTGCATCTTATCATTTGATGAAGTGTGCCTTCATGTAAACCCCTGGCGTGCACTGCGTACACGTACTTGTGCATGCGATTCACTTCAGGTATTACTTCAGGTTTTATTCAGTGTTTTCAATTTTGTGTCGAGATGTGCCAAAAAGTTTGTGCCGCCATTAACGCAGCAGGGCTGTTATGGCCGATGCTTGGTGTGTGTCGTAGATAGAAAATCATCGTCGTAATAAAGCGGCACCCACTCAGCCACAGCACAAGCACTCGATTCGCGTGGTTAACCCGAAGAGCCGACATTGCGGCTCCTGATCCACGTTCGCACAAGCTATGTTCCCGTAATCTTACATTAAACAGTGTTGCAGGTACTAGGATTCGCTTGATTTCTGTAGCACATTGCCATAAGAGAAAGCTAGAACAGTCGTGTATAGCACAGTGGAGCATAGAGGGGGGGTGTAGAGGGAGCCAAAGTGATAAACTTCTATTCAAGCCAGGACCAGCTAGGTGCCCAGCTGCTCTGCTACGTCAGACTTGAGCTGTTTTGTTCAAGCAAGTTTTTGTCATGCATGCGCATTTCTTGATCAAAAAAGCGGTAGCATTGATTGTCGATTTAAATTATTCCTCCTCTTGTCTTCACTTTAGTCACTGATCCACTTAAAATTTATGTGATTTACTATATATTGCCACGtgtgttggtagcagaagacgagagcgaagaagtgaatggcagctgtggcttagtaaacagtcctccacttcgagttcctgactatcgtttcctctcgcgacagactggtggaagtgctggttactgtactgcaacgtcttatgcatgctggtcctgaaccagaagcaaccaccgccagtgcaccagggtctgctgatatctatcgaaaCAGCCGctgccttcaaggactaccaccacagtactgccccttggcaagttccgtgagggcAATGTTTGCCAACTCTGCAACCCAAACCAAGCATGACCCACTCgttagcgtaccctgtgtcaccaacacgcctcgcacacccaacccgttctatggtgatgccggtgaggatgtcgaagactggcttgaccgtatcgaccgggtcgctgccatcaacgactgggacaatcgccgtaagctgaataacgtgtatatctccctcttagacgcggcaagagtgtgatatgagaaccacgaaacttcattcacaagttggcacgagttccatcggcagcttcgcgaggcgttcagtaaccccgaacggaaagagagagtggagcaggcactttcttcgcggtttcaaatgccgaacgagagcgtcgccacgTTTATCGAAGAAATGTCGCaattgtttcgacgggctgacccccacatgccagaagacaagaaagttcgcctgctaatgcgaggcgcaaaggagcaacttttcgcgggccttgtgagcaaccctcctacgactgtgtccgagttcatacgtgaggccccaattatggagcgcatgcttcggcagcgggtgtcaCAGTATGAGCATCAGACGGCCATGTCTGCTGATGCTCATATTCGCTCATGCTCATGTCCGCTGATGCTCATATCCATCAGACGACCATGTCCGCTGATGCTTTTATCACCAGGAGGTGATAAAAGGTaaggtcctcacagaactcatacggcaagttgtacgcgaagaacttcggaacattcatgcagcgtcccctccagtagcgctgctcttacggacgtcgttcgtaacgaaatcaggcagttcgttcagtcctcaccaccatcgcaagtcgaacctcccatGCTTTCATATACGCCCATGCCCTACGCATCTCTACGCCGTCaacggcacattttgctcatccacctgctgggacccccagacgctttccaagtacagcccatcgcctgcctttTCAGGCCAATTTTCATCCTGGCCCACGGAAGGCCACCgcctggcgtgcacccgacaatcgtcctttgtgctaccattgtgacatagttggacacatgtaccgcgactgttactaccgacgaataggcctatGCGGATTCCACCCAGTTgcacgttgtccacgctatggtgaacggccgcaagaaattgcggattacttggaaggtagtcatcacacacctgtcccgccgcgacgacagtcacggtcaccatcgccccgcCCGTCCACATCAATGCGCcgcgcccgacccgcctttgggtctcctgttgtcagtggcgcaagcccacgcaggggaaactgaaaacggcgacctccggaggtgaggccgcagtcacgcgaaccgacaaataccctccaccgctgccttacgacgtgccgttaaagcctgtttgtgaaaccgccaacagaacgtccgctgcgattaccgtttccgtcgactgttatccggtgactgcgcttgtcgacacgggagctgattactcggtgatgagtgcttcattggccacccgtctacacaaggtacTGACAACATGgaacggccctcaactaatcatgGCTGGAGGACACCTTttatcccctataggaaggtgcaccacCAGGATTGAGATtggtgcgtcggcttttgtagcatcaatCCTTGTACTGCCCAACTGTTCTCGGCCGGTaatttgggcatggattttctgcaagagtatggagcgataattattctgcgtgatttgttcgtcagttttgttaactgtgtttctccagactccgacatcgagaacgaatatcgtggcgtggccttacgcgtagtcgatgattgcgtcacgttgccacctagCAGTAGtgtcttcgtgcttgttgagtgaccacgggagcagtcgattacgAGCATCgtcgaaagtaacctgacgttgtTGCTTGATCGGGAAATGGCCCTTGCTCGGAGTCTCGTTCAACTCCGAAATGGCCAGACTATGGTTTTAGTTACGAACATCAGTGGCGAatacaggcattttgcgaaacgcacaaccatagatTACTTGGAGGCATTcgatgatttggacgccttccttttgattacgacgatttcgactgagaacagctgcgatactgacgtgactagtcgcctcaacgtcaatcgccagttagaagaacctaagagggcaaggatcctcagtctcctctcatcttttagcgactgttttgccactacttcgaaagtccggcagactcctctaatgaagcaaaaaattatcactgagcccaatgtgcaacccgtgcgcctacatgcttaccgcgtgtcgcagaaggagcaagatgctatccgtcatcaagtgaaacaaatgctcgacgacgacgtaattcaaccatcgactggTCCTTGGgtgtcaccagttgttctggttaaaaagaaagatgcttCATTGCGGTTCtacgtcgactaccgcaaactgaacaagataacgaaaaaagacgtacaacctcttcctcgtattgatgactccttggatcgcctgcgacacgcccgttacttctcttccatggatctccattgcggatattggcagattgaagtagatgaacgggaccgagaaaaaacagcgtttattacaccagacgaTCTCTAAGAaattaaagttctcccttttggcctgtgctccgctccagccacgttccaacgaatgatggacaacgttttatgtggcttgaagtggtactcttgtttagtgtatttagatgacgtagttgtttttctacgacttttgaagTACACATAGAGCGGCTggaggcggttcttctggctattcgcactgctggcctctctctgaaaccggaaaagtgttattttggatatgaggaactgcaattccttggccacattgtcagcagcagtggtgttcgccccgatcctgacaaggctatggcagttgctttgttcccgatactgacaacaaagcatgatgtacgccgctttctgggactttgtgctcATTACCACCGCTTAGTGCCGAAActttcgaaaatcgccgaccctctacaacaactcctcaaggatgacgtcgccttcgtctggggccccaaacaatccgccgctttccgcgaccttcacCAACGCCTACAAATGCCACCGATCCTTGGGCACTttgacaccgaagcagacacggaagtccgcactgacgcgagcaatcttggcctcggagctattctcatgcaatatcaagatgacgtggaacgcgtcatcgcctacgctagccgcacgtcgTCATCTgtggagaagaactactcgacgactgagaaagaatgtctggtggTTGTATgtgccataacgaaattcaggccttacttgtacggacgcccctttcgaatcgtcagtgaccaccactctctctgctggctagcgaatctgaaagattcTTTGGGCCGTCTCGctagatggagccttcggttacaagaattcgatataacgatggtttacaagtctggccagaaacacaccgacgctgactgtctttcccgtgcacctgtcgaggtcgctgaagaagacaatgatgaagacttcagctgtcTTGCTATTCTCGcgtcattaaacgtggctgagcagcaacgcaaAGACTAagaattacaaccactgatcgaataccttgagggacgtcgcccacaaccccccTCCCCATTAGTtcgcgcgtgatttgtcatctttctgtctacgccaaggcatcctaTACAAGCACAACTTTCATTCACCGAAAACTATTTACCTCGTCGTCGTTCCTGCTActctccgcgatgatattttgcgtgcttgtgacgacgagccatcgtcagggtaTCTTGGattcgcgcgtactctggcgcaGATCAacgacaaatactactggcggaaacttacgaaaaccgtccggcagtacgtcaagatatgcacagcctgtcagcgccgcaaagctccaacgacgaaaccaaccggtctgcttcagccttcgCGATaccctcacgcaccttttgaaaaggtcgtgATGGATTTACTcagcccatttccgaagtctacggctggtaaccactggatTGTGGCTGCCACcaactacttgaccagatactgcgaaacacaagccacccagtgagcaactgcttccgaggtggctggctttttcatcaagaacatcgttctccgccgcgattctcccgctgtcgtcatcacagatcgtggtactgcttttacggcacagttgctccgacatATCCTGTTGCTGAACGccacgacgcaccaaacagcaactgcgtaccacccgcagactaacgggttaaccgaacgtcttaacaaaacgattgcagatatgctttcgatatatgtcgccaaggatcagaagaattgggatgaaatcctcccgtacataacatttgcctacaatacggctttgcaggaaaccaccagCTTTGCTCCTTTttgtctggtttacggccgcggcgtcaccacaatgcttgacaccatgctgcaaccaactctgccggacacgattaccccggacgcagatgtatttgttcagcatGCCAAAGGCGCCCGGTAGCTGGCGCACtgtcgcattttatcgcggcaaaatcaagatgctcgccggtacaacacccaccacagagcagtagtATACGGACCCGGTGACCTAGCCTGGGTTTGAACTCCTATACGCcaacgtggacgctcagaaaaattgttatgtcggtacttcggactaCCGAGTTTTTCATCACCTCGGCGAAGTGAAcaacgaagttgtcccagcagacaggtcacaccgttctcgcagaccccgTTCCTcagatgtggttcacgtctccaggatgaagccgtactattcgcgttgactgcaagtcaagaactttgtgatgtggcaatagccttcaagacaattgtacattactttcttgcttctttatttttcatctcgtcctttttctttcCAATGAACACAGGCATTTCTGACTACCTTTcattgtttttcggagccatagaattcatgcgatgcttcttcttttttttttcttttgggagggggtaatgccacgctgtgttggtagcagaggacaagagcgaagaagtgaatggcacctgtggctgagtaaacagtcctccacttcgagttcctgcttATCGTTTCCTTTCGTGACAATATAGACATAATTTGGAAGCTGATATGTTTTATGCGATTATCGACATGCCATACTTCAAGCAATAATCTTTGATGTCGGCGTTCCCTACGAGCGCTGAATAACTGCGCGATGCATTTGCTTTCACTAGTACATTTGATTCTTACTTGCGAAAGCTATCATTCGACCACAGCACCAGTGCCGCATTACTCCATCTTCGCTGTTGTCTATAACCGTTATCacagaaaacgagaaaaacagcCACAAAATAAACAGCAATTGAACCTAGATTCTCTGTATGCCGAGCGACTTTTCTACTAAAAATGGAACCCTCCGGCTTTGAACTTCTTTAGAAAAGGACATTTTACAAGCGTAATGTCGGGCATTGAATCACGTTAATATAAGTAATATAGGGTGTTAACGCAGCAAAATTGCAACCACGCACCATACTGGCAAGTATGCAGCCAGGGCATAATTGAAAGCTCACAGCCTTCTACAGCGAGCTCATTTGGTGGAGCACTGCTGCTTTGACAAATAAATAAAAGCGCATATTATCCAATTTTAGGTGTTGGGcaaagatgtaaaaaaaa is a genomic window containing:
- the LOC119172547 gene encoding putative defense protein 3, which encodes MAIVRQAVVLVALVGACWAHKDGAPESACATMIPGHKDSTHEEAGPSTPFHLVQDKRDFKAGDVVAVTLSSSGTPFKGFFVKAFNENNQEVGQFEASSDAKAVTKCSGVTHTSPTDKTAVKVLWKAPEGAAGKVHFRATAVIDYHKSVTGIQSTVA